From one Pseudoliparis swirei isolate HS2019 ecotype Mariana Trench chromosome 5, NWPU_hadal_v1, whole genome shotgun sequence genomic stretch:
- the rxfp3.2b gene encoding relaxin family peptide receptor 3.2b: MQPNETGAPTLAPEPCEQQTLQEDNTGNLSLHCWLQLLSRESVSELQGDGASLAVRVLIACVYAVVCALGLVGNSLALYLLHSRYRQKQSSINCFVMGLAVSDLQFVLTLPFWAVDTALDFRWPFGRVMCKIVSSVTTMNMYASVFFLTAMSMARYYTMSSAMKMHSRRAAATRAKWTSLGIWAVSLVATLPHAVYSTSVQVSDEELCLVRFPDSGSWDPQLLLGLYQLQKVLLGFLIPLIIITACYLLLVRFILGRRIAGAGGPEVEQGRQRRRSKVTKSIVIVVLSFFLCWLPNQAMTMWGVLIKFDLVPFSKAFYNVQAYAFPLTVCLAHTNSCLNPVLYCLVRQEFRAGLKELLLPATQSFRGLTLWLQRKARVAEPPPPTPTPTPTPTPTPTPMPTPTPTPTPTPTPTPTPMPTPTPTPTPTPTPTPTPTPTPTPTPTPPVPVPVQLDV, from the coding sequence ATGCAGCCGAATGAGACTGGAGCCCCGACGCTGGCTCCAGAGCCGTGTGAGCAGCAGACGCTCCAGGAGGACAACACCGGCAACTTGTCGCTGCACTGCTGGCTGCAGCTCCTCAGCAGGGAATCCGTCTCGGAGCTCCAAGGAGACGGCGCCAGCCTGGCGGTGCGCGTGCTGATCGCCTGCGTCTACGCCGTCGTCTGTGCGCTGGGGCTGGTGGGGAACTCGCTGGCTCTGTATCTGCTGCACTCCCGGTACCGGCAAAAGCAGTCGTCCATCAACTGCTTTGTGATGGGGCTGGCCGTCTCCGACCTCCAATTTGTTCTGACGTTACCCTTCTGGGCGGTGGACACGGCTCTGGACTTCCGCTGGCCGTTTGGCCGCGTGATGTGCAAAATCGTCAGCTCCGTCACCACCATGAACATGTACGCCAGCGTGTTCTTCCTCACCGCGATGAGCATGGCGCGCTACTACACCATGTCCTCCGCGATGAAGATGCACAGCCGGCGGGCGGCGGCAACGAGAGCCAAGTGGACCAGCCTTGGAATCTGGGCCGTCTCTCTGGTGGCCACTTTGCCCCACGCCGTCTACTCCACCAGCGTCCAGGTGTCGGATGAAGAACTTTGCCTGGTGCGCTTCCCGGACTCGGGCAGCTGGGATCCGCAGCTTCTTTTGGGTCTCTACCAGCTGCAAAAAGTCCTCCTGGGATTCCTCATCCCTTTGATCATCATCACCGCCTGCTACCTGCTGCTCGTGCGCTTCATCCTCGGCCGCCGCATCGCGGGCGCCGGGGGCCCGGAGGTGGAGCAGGGCCGGCAAAGGCGGCGCTCCAAAGTCACCAAATCCATCGTGATCGTGGTGCTGTCCTTCTTCCTTTGCTGGCTGCCCAATCAGGCGATGACGATGTGGGGGGTGCTCATCAAGTTCGACCTGGTGCCCTTCAGCAAGGCCTTCTACAACGTGCAGGCGTACGCCTTCCCGCTGACCGTGTGCTTGGCGCACACCAACAGCTGCCTCAACCCCGTGCTCTACTGCCTGGTTCGCCAGGAGTTTCGAGCCGGCCTCAAGGAACTTCTGCTCCCCGCCACGCAGTCCTTCAGGGGCCTGACTCTATGGCTGCAGCGCAAGGCCAGAGTggccgagccgccgccgccaacCCCAACACCAACCCCAACGCCAACGCCAACCCCAACCCCAATGCCAACCCCAACGCCAACGCCAACGCCAACCCCAACGCCAACCCCAACCCCAATGCCAACCCCAACCCCAACGCCAACGCCAACCCCAACCCCAACCCCAACCCCAACCCCAACGCCAACCCCAACGCCAACGCCGCCTGTTCCTGTGCCGGTCCAATTGGATGTCTGA
- the creb3l3a gene encoding cyclic AMP-responsive element-binding protein 3-like protein 3-A isoform X2, whose amino-acid sequence MASPGPKWLFNQQMPQPAQQAGDDFLNVLLSGSECVAGSPLWPSSPSDSGISEDPPSDQMDSPRRPESPPRPPRPAQYFSARPQTKAGLEARVSTDLNGWEAKFPTGSATQYPSDVHQPPLPSGFPMTIKDLLLSGTPEPTPHPSHHSIQELILNEDEKKLLAKEGVALPSQLPLTKYEERILKKIRRKIRNKQSAQESRKKKKEYIDGLESRMAACNAHNQELQRKLSQLQKCNMSLMEQLRRLQAMVMNSSNKPAQTGTCVLVLLISFSLILFPSLKLFSDTKVSQGDFSPVRIQSRSLQNLQASRVLHVSESPFPAEDEPEPLHRHLPGDRALEDITAMMGKLGVDPDQSGVEPLAVNGSQQERIGHFQVDPITGHISSLTLDPRRSARLRPHADDM is encoded by the exons ATGGCCAGCCCAGGACCCAAAT GGCTTTTCAACCAGCAGATGCCGCAGCCGGCCCAACAGGCAGGAGACGACTTCCTCAACGTCCTCCTGAGTGGAAGCGAGTGTGTGGCGGGCTCGCCTCTCTGGCCCTCTTCTCCCAGCGACAGTGGCATCAGCGAGGACCCTCCCTCGGACCAGATGGACAGCCCTCGGCGTCCCGAGAGtccccccagaccccccaggCCCGCGCAGTACTTCAGCGCCAGGCCACAAACCAAGGCGGGCCTCGAAGCCCGAGTCTCCACGGACCTCA ATGGCTGGGAGGCCAAATTCCCAACAGGCAGCGCTACACAATATCCTTCCGACGTGCACCAGCCACCGCTGCCCTCTGGCTTCCCGATGACGATTAAGGATCTGCTGCTGTCTGGCACACCGGAGCCC ACCCCGCACCCATCCCATCATTCCATTCAAGAGTTGATTCTCAATGAAGATGAGAAGAAGCTTCTGGCAAAGGAGGGCGTGGCTCTCCCCAGCCAGCTGCCTCTAACAAAG TACGAGGAACGGATTCTGAAAAAAATACGCAGGAAGATTCGCAATAAGCAGTCggctcaggagagcaggaagaagaagaaggagtacATCGACGGGCTGGAGAGCAG GATGGCTGCCTGCAACGCACACAACCAGGAGCTGCAGAGGAAGTTGTCCCAGCTGCAGAAATGCAACAT GTCGCTGATGGAACAGTTGCGCAGGCTGCAGGCCATGGTCATGAACTCCTCCAACAAGCCGGCCCAGACTGGGACATGCGTACTG GTGCTTCTGATCTCCTTCTCACTGATCCTGTTCCCCAGCCTCAAGCTTTTCTCTGACACCAAGGTCAGCCAAGGAGACTTCAGTCCAGTCAGAA TCCAGTCACGGTCTCTGCAGAACCTCCAGGCCTCCCGTGTGCTGCACGTCTCTGAATCCCCATTCCCCGCCGAGGACGAGCCGGAGCCTCTGCACCGGCATCTCCCCGGTGACCGGGCATTGGAAGATATTACCGCCATGATGGGAAAGCTGGGAGTGGACCCAGACCAGTCCGGCGTGGAGCCCCTGGCTGTAAACGGCAGTCAGCAAGAGAGGATCGGTCATTTCCAGGTGGACCCAATTACCGGGCACATATCTTCTTTGACCTTGGATCCCCGGCGCTCCGCCCGGCTGCGACCACACGCAGATGACATGTAA
- the creb3l3a gene encoding cyclic AMP-responsive element-binding protein 3-like protein 3-A isoform X1, translating to MEHDQYQDCDGIELLDWLFDQNDGILRLEGTGRHGNHHTWPAQDPNMPQPAQQAGDDFLNVLLSGSECVAGSPLWPSSPSDSGISEDPPSDQMDSPRRPESPPRPPRPAQYFSARPQTKAGLEARVSTDLNGWEAKFPTGSATQYPSDVHQPPLPSGFPMTIKDLLLSGTPEPTPHPSHHSIQELILNEDEKKLLAKEGVALPSQLPLTKYEERILKKIRRKIRNKQSAQESRKKKKEYIDGLESRMAACNAHNQELQRKLSQLQKCNMSLMEQLRRLQAMVMNSSNKPAQTGTCVLVLLISFSLILFPSLKLFSDTKVSQGDFSPVRIQSRSLQNLQASRVLHVSESPFPAEDEPEPLHRHLPGDRALEDITAMMGKLGVDPDQSGVEPLAVNGSQQERIGHFQVDPITGHISSLTLDPRRSARLRPHADDM from the exons ATGGAGCACGACCAATATCAG GATTGTGATGGCATCGAGCTGCTCGACTGGCTGTTTGATCAAAACGACGGAATCCTGCGTCTCGAGGGAACGGGACGCCATGGCAACCATCACACATGGCCAGCCCAGGACCCAAAT ATGCCGCAGCCGGCCCAACAGGCAGGAGACGACTTCCTCAACGTCCTCCTGAGTGGAAGCGAGTGTGTGGCGGGCTCGCCTCTCTGGCCCTCTTCTCCCAGCGACAGTGGCATCAGCGAGGACCCTCCCTCGGACCAGATGGACAGCCCTCGGCGTCCCGAGAGtccccccagaccccccaggCCCGCGCAGTACTTCAGCGCCAGGCCACAAACCAAGGCGGGCCTCGAAGCCCGAGTCTCCACGGACCTCA ATGGCTGGGAGGCCAAATTCCCAACAGGCAGCGCTACACAATATCCTTCCGACGTGCACCAGCCACCGCTGCCCTCTGGCTTCCCGATGACGATTAAGGATCTGCTGCTGTCTGGCACACCGGAGCCC ACCCCGCACCCATCCCATCATTCCATTCAAGAGTTGATTCTCAATGAAGATGAGAAGAAGCTTCTGGCAAAGGAGGGCGTGGCTCTCCCCAGCCAGCTGCCTCTAACAAAG TACGAGGAACGGATTCTGAAAAAAATACGCAGGAAGATTCGCAATAAGCAGTCggctcaggagagcaggaagaagaagaaggagtacATCGACGGGCTGGAGAGCAG GATGGCTGCCTGCAACGCACACAACCAGGAGCTGCAGAGGAAGTTGTCCCAGCTGCAGAAATGCAACAT GTCGCTGATGGAACAGTTGCGCAGGCTGCAGGCCATGGTCATGAACTCCTCCAACAAGCCGGCCCAGACTGGGACATGCGTACTG GTGCTTCTGATCTCCTTCTCACTGATCCTGTTCCCCAGCCTCAAGCTTTTCTCTGACACCAAGGTCAGCCAAGGAGACTTCAGTCCAGTCAGAA TCCAGTCACGGTCTCTGCAGAACCTCCAGGCCTCCCGTGTGCTGCACGTCTCTGAATCCCCATTCCCCGCCGAGGACGAGCCGGAGCCTCTGCACCGGCATCTCCCCGGTGACCGGGCATTGGAAGATATTACCGCCATGATGGGAAAGCTGGGAGTGGACCCAGACCAGTCCGGCGTGGAGCCCCTGGCTGTAAACGGCAGTCAGCAAGAGAGGATCGGTCATTTCCAGGTGGACCCAATTACCGGGCACATATCTTCTTTGACCTTGGATCCCCGGCGCTCCGCCCGGCTGCGACCACACGCAGATGACATGTAA